AGCCGAAGCCGGGCAGGTCGACGGCCTCGGCGTCGACGGTGTCCGCGAGCTGCTCCATGAGGGCCGACCAGTTCTGCGAGGAACCGCCGAGTCCGTGGACGAACAGTGCGGGCGGCAGGTCCGTGGCCAGCGGCGGACGGACCCGGATGTTGAGTTCCAGCCCGGGCAGCACGACGGTGCGCGACTGCTCCCCTTCGGCCACCGGGGCGGCTCCCACCAGGGAGGACAGCTCGGCGGTGGACCGTACGCCCGGCAGCTCGGTGGAAGACATGCGGGCAATGTTACGAGACGATCACGCCCGACTTCCTGTGTTCGCGGTCACAGATGTGTGGCGATCCGCATAGCGGGGTATCCGCGATCCTCCTAGGCTCATAGGTGAACCAAGGAAGCGAGGGCAGCGGCATGACTGTCGACCCTGCGGAGCCGGACACCTTCCGAGAGCAGATGCCGGAGGTCCTGGACGCCGAGGCGCCCGAGGCGGATGTGGCGGAACAGCTGGCCGAGTTGCAGCCGGGCGAGGACGACCCGGTCACCGGCCGGGAGCGGGGCGAGGCCGCCGACGGCGACGCCGCCGAGCAGGCTCGGGTGGTGCCGCTGGACGAAGACGACTACCGCTGACCAGCACATCCGACCGGTCCGTACCGCGAGAAAACTCGGCTTGAACCCTACAGATTCGGTTACCGAAAAGTACGATGGCGGCGCGGCGCATCGCGCACTGTGTTCTTAGAGAAAGTGGAGGCGGCGTGACAGCCATCGAGCAGACCGAGGCAGCGCGTCCGCGGGGCACGCGACTGCCGCGCCGAGCCCGGCGCAACCAGCTGCTGGGCGCGGCTCAGGAGGTCTTCGTCGCGCAGGGTTACCACGCTGCCGCGATGGACGACATCGCCGAGCGCGCCGGAGTGAGCAAGCCGGTGCTGTACCAGCACTTCCCGGGCAAGCTCGACCTTTACCTGGCGCTGCTGGACCAGCACTGCGAGGCGCTGCTGCTGGCCGTGCGCACCGCGCTCGCGTCGACGACGGACAACAAGCTGCGTGTGGCCGCCACGATGGACGCGTACTTCGCGTACGTGGAGGACGAGGGCGGCGCGTTCCGGCTGGTCTTCGAGTCCGACCTGACGAACGAGCCGGCGGTGCGCGAGCGCGTCGACCGCGTCTCGCTCCAGTGCGCCGAGGCCATCTCCGACGTCATCGCCGAGGACACCGGCCTGTCCAAGGACGAGTCGATGCTGCTGGCCGTGGGCCTGGGCGGGGTCTCGCAGGTCGTGGCGCGCTACTGGCTGTCCAGCGAGAGCCCGGTGGCCCGTGACACGGCGGTCGGCCTGCTGACCTCGCTGGCGTGGCGCGGTATCGCGGGCTTCCCGCTGCACGGCACGGAGGGCGGTCCGGCCTGACGTGCCGGTCCGGCCTGACCGGCGGTGTTCGCTGCGAGCGTGTCCGGTCCGCGCGGTTCGCGTCCCCTCTCCGGGCTAATG
This genomic window from Streptomyces sp. NBC_01351 contains:
- a CDS encoding TetR/AcrR family transcriptional regulator — its product is MTAIEQTEAARPRGTRLPRRARRNQLLGAAQEVFVAQGYHAAAMDDIAERAGVSKPVLYQHFPGKLDLYLALLDQHCEALLLAVRTALASTTDNKLRVAATMDAYFAYVEDEGGAFRLVFESDLTNEPAVRERVDRVSLQCAEAISDVIAEDTGLSKDESMLLAVGLGGVSQVVARYWLSSESPVARDTAVGLLTSLAWRGIAGFPLHGTEGGPA